A window from Pseudomonas kribbensis encodes these proteins:
- a CDS encoding disulfide bond formation protein B: protein MSLTCSRSLFFMAFTAGTLALGASYYLEYAVGLVPCSLCLVQRLFLSILTTCCGLAAVHGPGRFGLSLYWSGALAASLGATMAAWRQVLLQSDSLHHLAQCSPSTEELFSHLPWLCALARMFTDSEDCSQMSWTLFDLSVPEWSLLFFVAMSILAVYQLLRLAWSALQRPLSGEASHRGLVRD from the coding sequence ATGTCGTTGACCTGCTCACGCTCCCTGTTTTTTATGGCTTTCACGGCGGGAACACTGGCGCTGGGAGCTTCCTATTACCTTGAGTACGCGGTGGGTCTCGTGCCGTGCAGCCTGTGCCTGGTGCAACGGCTTTTTCTGAGTATCCTCACCACCTGCTGTGGTTTGGCGGCGGTGCATGGGCCAGGGCGCTTTGGCCTTTCGCTCTACTGGTCCGGTGCGCTGGCGGCCAGTCTCGGCGCGACCATGGCTGCATGGCGGCAGGTGCTCCTGCAAAGCGATTCGCTGCATCATCTGGCACAGTGCTCGCCCAGTACCGAGGAATTATTCAGTCACCTGCCGTGGCTTTGCGCCCTGGCGCGGATGTTCACTGACAGCGAGGATTGCTCGCAAATGTCCTGGACGTTGTTCGATCTGAGTGTTCCGGAGTGGAGTCTGCTGTTCTTCGTCGCCATGTCGATCCTTGCGGTTTACCAATTGCTGCGACTGGCCTGGAGCGCTCTGCAGCGACCGCTCAGCGGCGAAGCGTCGCACCGGGGGCTGGTCAGGGATTAA
- a CDS encoding heme biosynthesis protein HemY: MKRLYVIVFLVIAATAALGLAIAEHSGYVLVAYKSFRYESSLWATLALVAVLWLLIWGIKALVELVLTSGGVVNPWSRRNRSRRVQVAIEHGQLDLAEGRWASAQRHLYRAAEAERQPLLYYLGAARAANEQGNYEESDRLLERALERQPQAELAIALSHAQLQTDRGDTEGALVTLQAMRERHPHNVQTLRQLQRLHQQRGDWSAVIRMLPELRKDKVLPPAELAELERRAWGENLSLAAHREEDGAIGLQSLNRAWQQLTSSQRQESPLVLAYAEQLRQLGAQVEAEEVLRNALKRKYDSHLARLYGLVRGSDPTRQLQVAEGWLKDHPADPSLLLTLGRLCLQASLWGKARDYLESSLRIQRNPEACAELARLLARLGDTERSNQLFQEGLGLLDERLLAAPLPVQAHA, from the coding sequence ATGAAGCGTCTGTACGTCATCGTGTTTCTGGTGATCGCTGCGACGGCGGCCCTCGGACTGGCGATTGCCGAGCATTCCGGTTACGTATTGGTGGCCTACAAAAGCTTCCGCTATGAGTCGAGCCTGTGGGCGACGTTGGCGCTGGTGGCGGTGCTGTGGCTGCTGATCTGGGGCATCAAGGCGCTGGTTGAACTGGTGCTGACCTCCGGTGGCGTGGTCAATCCCTGGTCGCGCCGCAACCGTAGTCGTCGCGTGCAAGTGGCGATCGAGCACGGTCAACTTGATCTGGCCGAAGGTCGCTGGGCCAGCGCCCAGCGTCACCTTTATCGGGCTGCCGAGGCCGAGCGTCAGCCGTTGCTGTATTACCTCGGTGCCGCCCGTGCTGCCAACGAGCAAGGCAATTACGAAGAAAGTGATCGTCTGCTGGAGCGCGCGCTCGAACGTCAGCCTCAGGCCGAACTGGCGATTGCCTTGAGTCATGCGCAACTGCAAACCGACCGTGGCGATACCGAAGGTGCGTTGGTGACTTTGCAGGCCATGCGCGAGCGTCATCCGCACAACGTCCAGACCCTGCGTCAGTTGCAGCGTCTGCATCAGCAGCGTGGTGACTGGTCGGCGGTGATCCGCATGCTGCCCGAGCTGCGCAAGGACAAAGTCCTGCCACCTGCCGAACTGGCCGAGCTGGAGCGTCGTGCCTGGGGAGAGAACCTGTCGCTGGCGGCACATCGCGAAGAAGATGGCGCGATCGGTCTGCAATCGCTCAACCGTGCCTGGCAGCAACTGACTTCGTCACAGCGCCAGGAGTCGCCGCTGGTACTGGCCTACGCCGAGCAACTGCGTCAGCTCGGCGCGCAGGTCGAGGCGGAAGAGGTGTTGCGCAACGCCCTCAAGCGTAAGTACGACAGCCACCTGGCGCGCCTCTATGGCCTGGTGCGCGGCAGTGATCCGACGCGTCAATTGCAGGTGGCCGAGGGCTGGCTCAAGGATCACCCTGCCGACCCGAGCCTGCTGCTGACGCTCGGCCGACTGTGCCTGCAAGCCAGTCTGTGGGGCAAGGCGAGGGACTATCTGGAAAGCAGCCTGCGCATCCAGCGCAATCCGGAAGCCTGTGCGGAACTGGCGCGTTTGCTGGCTCGACTCGGCGATACCGAGCGCAGCAACCAGCTGTTTCAGGAAGGTCTGGGACTGTTGGACGAGCGCCTGCTGGCCGCGCCTTTACCGGTGCAGGCTCACGCCTGA
- a CDS encoding uroporphyrinogen-III C-methyltransferase yields MSETALPKDDVQPVIDAPVDAPPPAAETRRGNGLAIVALLLGAAGIAVGGWGVWQVRHLQANTQEQLSQVQALNDQAQNLKLNEQRLTERLGQLPGADELAERQRLVTQLQGDQQRLNQRLETVLGASRKDWRLAEAEHLLRLASLRLSALQDISSAQALVQGADDILKEQNDPGSFAAREQVAKTLVALRSTEQPDRTGLFLKLGALRDQVIGLTELAPEYKDRGDSLLGLTSDGDGASRWSQWWDQISRYIRIDFNADKNVRPLLAGQSLSQVRLALSLSLEQAQWAALNGQAAVYTQALTEARDVLKGNFNPDNPQSKIMLEQVAELSKQPVTVVTPDLAGTLSAVQAYLERRNVNAEDSVKPFAKPAATAQEATP; encoded by the coding sequence GTGAGCGAAACAGCCTTGCCTAAAGATGACGTTCAACCTGTGATCGATGCACCGGTTGATGCACCGCCACCGGCCGCTGAAACGCGCCGAGGCAACGGATTGGCCATTGTCGCGCTGCTGCTCGGCGCCGCCGGTATTGCGGTGGGTGGCTGGGGTGTCTGGCAGGTGCGACACCTGCAAGCCAACACGCAGGAGCAATTGAGTCAGGTGCAGGCGTTGAATGATCAGGCCCAGAACCTGAAACTCAACGAGCAGCGTCTGACCGAGCGTCTCGGGCAACTGCCGGGTGCCGACGAACTCGCCGAGCGCCAGCGTCTGGTGACGCAACTGCAGGGCGATCAGCAGCGCCTCAATCAGCGTCTGGAAACCGTCCTCGGGGCAAGCCGCAAGGACTGGCGTCTGGCCGAGGCCGAGCATCTGCTGCGACTCGCCAGCCTGCGTCTTTCTGCCCTGCAGGACATCAGCAGCGCTCAGGCACTGGTGCAGGGTGCCGACGATATTCTGAAGGAGCAAAACGATCCGGGTTCGTTTGCCGCGCGTGAGCAAGTGGCGAAAACCCTGGTGGCGTTGCGCAGTACCGAGCAGCCCGATCGTACCGGTCTGTTCCTGAAGCTGGGCGCCCTGCGCGATCAGGTCATCGGGCTCACCGAGCTGGCGCCCGAGTACAAGGACCGCGGCGATTCGCTGCTGGGCCTGACCTCCGACGGCGACGGTGCCAGCCGCTGGTCGCAGTGGTGGGATCAGATCTCGCGCTACATCCGTATCGATTTCAATGCCGATAAAAACGTACGGCCACTGCTCGCCGGGCAGAGCCTGAGCCAGGTACGCCTGGCCCTGAGTCTCTCTCTGGAGCAGGCGCAATGGGCGGCGCTCAACGGTCAGGCAGCGGTCTACACCCAGGCACTGACTGAAGCGCGGGACGTGCTCAAGGGTAATTTCAACCCGGACAACCCGCAGAGCAAAATCATGCTCGAACAAGTGGCGGAGCTGAGCAAGCAACCGGTCACGGTTGTTACGCCGGATCTGGCGGGTACCCTCAGCGCCGTGCAGGCCTACCTCGAGCGCCGTAACGTCAACGCTGAGGACTCGGTGAAACCTTTCGCCAAACCTGCCGCCACCGCGCAGGAGGCCACACCATGA
- a CDS encoding uroporphyrinogen-III synthase, producing MTTWRLLLTRPADDCEALAEVLAGQGIFSSCLPLLEIAPLPVSDTMRQTFGGLSRYSAVIVVSKPAARIAGQLIDAVPGMPWFSVGAATAQILRDRGIDAHCPDEGDDSEALLQLPRLLEVVAQPGTQVLILRGEGGRELLAERLRALGASVEYLELYRRDLPDYPPRELPRRIAAERLNGLVVSSGQGFEHLRQLAGDTWPVLAQMPLFVPSPRVAEQARAAGTRTVVDCRGASAAALLTALREHPVPVL from the coding sequence GTGACGACCTGGCGGCTGCTGCTGACGCGCCCCGCTGACGATTGCGAGGCGCTGGCCGAGGTGCTGGCCGGGCAGGGGATTTTCAGCAGCTGCCTGCCGCTTTTGGAAATCGCGCCGCTGCCGGTCTCTGACACAATGCGCCAGACCTTTGGCGGATTGTCGCGCTACAGCGCGGTGATCGTGGTCAGCAAGCCGGCGGCGCGCATCGCTGGGCAATTGATCGATGCCGTGCCGGGCATGCCCTGGTTCAGCGTTGGCGCAGCGACGGCGCAGATTCTTCGGGATCGGGGTATTGATGCGCACTGCCCGGACGAGGGCGATGACAGTGAAGCCTTGCTGCAATTGCCGCGTCTGCTCGAGGTCGTTGCACAGCCCGGCACACAGGTGTTGATCCTGCGCGGAGAGGGCGGTCGCGAGCTGCTGGCCGAGCGCCTGCGCGCGCTTGGTGCTAGTGTCGAGTATCTGGAACTGTACCGCCGTGACCTGCCGGACTATCCGCCGCGGGAACTGCCCCGACGGATTGCGGCGGAACGCCTGAACGGGCTGGTGGTCAGCAGTGGACAGGGTTTTGAGCACCTGCGTCAGTTGGCCGGTGATACTTGGCCGGTGCTTGCGCAGATGCCGTTGTTTGTTCCAAGCCCAAGGGTCGCCGAGCAGGCACGCGCCGCCGGGACCCGAACAGTTGTGGATTGTCGCGGCGCCAGTGCTGCGGCCTTGCTGACGGCGTTACGGGAGCATCCCGTGCCCGTTCTCTAA
- the hemC gene encoding hydroxymethylbilane synthase has protein sequence MSSREIRIATRKSALALWQAEYVKARLEAAHPGLLVTLVPMVSRGDKLLDSPLSKIGGKGLFVKELETALLENEADIAVHSMKDVPMDFPEGLGLFCICEREDPRDAFVSNTFSSLDALPAGSIVGTSSLRRQAQLLTRRPDLEIRFLRGNVNTRLAKLDAGEYDAIILAAAGLIRLGFEDRITSAISVDDSLPAGGQGAVGIECRSADTEIHALLAPLHHADTADRVSAERALNKHLNGGCQVPIACYAVLEGEQLWLRGLVGEPSGGKLLSAEARAPRTDAEALGVQVAEDLLRQGADDILKAVYGEAGHE, from the coding sequence ATGTCCTCTCGCGAAATCCGCATCGCCACCCGCAAAAGTGCACTGGCCCTCTGGCAGGCCGAATACGTCAAAGCCCGTCTGGAAGCAGCCCACCCGGGGTTGCTGGTGACGCTGGTGCCCATGGTCAGTCGCGGCGACAAGCTGCTCGATTCGCCGTTATCGAAAATCGGTGGCAAGGGCCTGTTCGTCAAGGAACTGGAAACCGCGCTACTGGAAAATGAAGCCGACATCGCCGTCCATTCGATGAAAGACGTGCCGATGGACTTCCCCGAAGGTCTCGGTCTGTTCTGCATCTGCGAGCGCGAAGACCCGCGCGACGCCTTTGTCTCCAATACTTTTTCCAGTCTTGATGCGTTGCCGGCCGGCAGCATCGTCGGCACCTCCAGCCTGCGCCGCCAGGCGCAGTTGCTGACCCGTCGTCCGGACCTGGAAATCCGTTTCCTGCGCGGCAACGTCAACACCCGTCTGGCCAAGCTCGATGCCGGCGAGTACGACGCGATCATCCTCGCGGCGGCCGGTCTGATTCGCCTCGGTTTCGAAGACCGCATCACCTCGGCGATCAGCGTCGACGATAGCCTGCCCGCCGGTGGCCAGGGCGCCGTCGGTATCGAGTGCCGCAGCGCCGACACTGAAATCCACGCCTTGCTCGCACCTCTGCATCACGCCGATACGGCTGACCGTGTGAGCGCCGAGCGTGCCCTCAACAAACACTTGAATGGCGGTTGCCAGGTGCCGATCGCCTGCTACGCCGTGCTCGAAGGCGAGCAATTGTGGCTGCGTGGCCTGGTCGGCGAGCCGAGCGGTGGCAAGCTGTTGAGTGCCGAAGCCCGGGCGCCGCGCACTGACGCTGAAGCGCTGGGCGTGCAGGTCGCTGAAGATTTGCTTCGCCAGGGTGCTGACGACATTCTCAAGGCTGTCTACGGCGAGGCAGGTCACGAGTGA
- a CDS encoding LytR/AlgR family response regulator transcription factor yields MNVLIVDDEPLARERLARMVSELEGYTVLEPSATNGEEALALIDSHKPDIVLLDIRMPGLDGLQVAARLCERETPPAVVFCSGIDEFPLEALQASAVGHVVKPVRTEHLQEALKRAERPNRAQLSALTRPAAESGNGPRSHISARTRKGIELIPLDQVVYFIADHKYVTLRHEAGEVLLDEPLKALEDEFGERFVRIHRNALVARDRIERLQRTPLGHFQLFLKGLNGDALIVSRRHVAGVRKMMQGL; encoded by the coding sequence ATGAATGTCCTGATCGTTGATGACGAACCACTGGCCCGCGAGCGCCTCGCCCGAATGGTGAGCGAGCTCGAGGGCTACACAGTCCTGGAGCCCAGCGCCACCAATGGCGAAGAGGCGTTGGCACTGATCGACAGCCACAAGCCGGATATCGTGCTGCTCGATATCCGCATGCCGGGCCTCGACGGCCTGCAAGTGGCTGCCCGGCTGTGCGAGCGCGAAACCCCGCCCGCCGTGGTGTTCTGCTCCGGTATCGATGAATTTCCCTTGGAGGCCCTGCAGGCCAGCGCCGTGGGCCATGTGGTGAAACCCGTGAGAACCGAACATCTGCAGGAAGCCCTGAAAAGGGCCGAACGTCCGAATCGGGCTCAGCTATCGGCCCTGACCCGTCCCGCCGCCGAAAGCGGTAATGGCCCGCGCAGTCATATCAGCGCCCGCACCCGCAAAGGCATCGAACTGATCCCGCTGGATCAGGTGGTGTATTTCATTGCCGATCACAAATACGTGACCCTGCGTCACGAAGCCGGTGAAGTGCTGCTGGACGAGCCGCTCAAGGCGCTGGAAGACGAGTTCGGCGAGCGATTCGTGCGGATCCACCGCAATGCGCTGGTCGCCCGCGACCGCATCGAGCGCCTGCAACGTACGCCGCTGGGCCACTTCCAGTTGTTCCTCAAGGGCCTGAACGGTGATGCGCTGATCGTCAGCCGCCGGCATGTGGCGGGCGTGCGCAAAATGATGCAAGGGCTTTAG
- the argH gene encoding argininosuccinate lyase — MSTDKTNQSWGGRFSEPVDAFVARFTASVTFDQRLYRHDIMGSIAHATMLAKVGVLTDAERDSIIDGLKTIQGEIEAGQFDWRVDLEDVHMNIEARLTDRIGITGKKLHTGRSRNDQVATDIRLWLRDEIDLILAEITRLQKGLLEQAEREAASIMPGFTHLQTAQPVTFGHHMLAWFEMLSRDYERLVDCRKRTNRMPLGSAALAGTTYPIDREYTAQLLGFDAVGGNSLDNVSDRDFAIEFCSAASIAMMHLSRFSEELVLWTSAQFQFIDLPDRFCTGSSIMPQKKNPDVPELVRGKTGRVFGALMGLLTLMKGQPLAYNKDNQEDKEPLFDAADTLRDSLRAFADMIPAIKPKHAIMREAALRGFSTATDLADYLVRRGLPFRDCHEIVGHAVKYGVDTGKDLAEMSLEELRQFSDQIEQDVFAVLTLEGSVNARDHIGGTAPAQVKAAVARGQALIASR; from the coding sequence ATGAGCACTGACAAGACCAATCAGTCCTGGGGCGGCCGCTTCAGTGAACCCGTCGACGCCTTCGTCGCCCGCTTCACCGCCTCCGTCACTTTCGACCAGCGCCTGTATCGCCACGACATCATGGGCTCGATCGCCCACGCCACCATGCTGGCCAAGGTCGGCGTGCTGACGGATGCCGAGCGCGACAGCATCATCGATGGCCTGAAGACCATCCAGGGCGAAATCGAGGCCGGCCAGTTCGACTGGCGCGTGGACCTCGAAGACGTGCACATGAACATCGAGGCACGCCTGACCGACCGCATCGGCATCACCGGCAAGAAGCTGCACACCGGCCGCAGCCGCAACGACCAGGTCGCCACCGACATCCGCCTGTGGCTGCGCGACGAGATCGACCTGATCCTGGCCGAGATCACCCGCCTGCAAAAAGGCCTGCTGGAGCAGGCCGAGCGTGAGGCCGCGAGCATCATGCCGGGCTTCACCCACCTGCAGACCGCACAGCCTGTGACCTTCGGTCACCACATGCTGGCCTGGTTCGAAATGCTCAGCCGCGACTACGAGCGCCTGGTCGACTGCCGCAAGCGCACCAACCGCATGCCGCTGGGCAGCGCCGCGCTGGCCGGCACCACCTACCCGATCGACCGCGAATACACCGCACAACTGCTGGGCTTCGACGCTGTCGGCGGCAACTCGCTGGACAACGTGTCGGATCGCGACTTCGCCATCGAATTCTGCTCGGCCGCGAGCATCGCGATGATGCACCTGTCGCGCTTCTCCGAAGAGCTGGTGCTGTGGACCAGCGCGCAGTTCCAGTTCATCGATCTGCCGGACCGTTTCTGCACCGGCAGCTCGATCATGCCGCAAAAGAAGAACCCCGACGTGCCGGAGCTGGTACGCGGCAAGACCGGCCGTGTGTTCGGCGCCCTGATGGGCCTGCTGACCCTGATGAAAGGCCAGCCGCTGGCCTACAACAAGGACAACCAGGAAGACAAGGAGCCGCTGTTCGACGCCGCCGACACCCTGCGCGACTCGCTGCGAGCCTTTGCCGACATGATCCCGGCGATCAAACCGAAACACGCGATCATGCGTGAAGCGGCGCTGCGCGGCTTCTCCACCGCCACTGACCTGGCCGACTATCTGGTTCGCCGTGGCCTGCCGTTCCGTGACTGCCACGAGATCGTTGGCCACGCGGTGAAGTACGGCGTCGATACCGGCAAGGATCTGGCGGAGATGAGCCTGGAAGAACTGCGTCAGTTCAGCGACCAGATCGAGCAGGACGTGTTTGCCGTGCTGACCCTGGAAGGTTCGGTGAATGCCCGTGACCACATCGGCGGGACTGCCCCGGCACAGGTCAAGGCTGCCGTGGCTCGCGGTCAGGCATTGATCGCCAGCCGCTAA
- a CDS encoding glutathione S-transferase family protein, with product MFKLYGFSVSNYYNMVKLALLEKGLPFEEVTFYPTPTPESLAISPRGKVPVLGAEGGYINETMVMLEYLESTQKGVPLLPAEPFARAQVLAVAKEIELYIELPARACYGEAFFGAALPEAIKEKTKSELLLGFAALGRHGKFAPYVAGDSLSIADLYFLYSVPLAAAVGHKLFGLDLLADMPKAKALLERLEQNPHVQKIAADKEAAMPTFLAMIAAKK from the coding sequence ATGTTCAAGCTCTACGGATTCTCAGTCAGCAACTACTACAACATGGTCAAACTGGCGCTGCTGGAAAAGGGCCTGCCGTTCGAGGAAGTCACCTTCTACCCGACGCCAACGCCGGAGTCTCTGGCCATCAGCCCACGCGGCAAGGTGCCGGTGCTGGGAGCGGAAGGTGGCTACATCAATGAAACGATGGTGATGCTCGAATACCTCGAAAGTACCCAGAAGGGTGTTCCGCTGCTGCCGGCCGAGCCGTTTGCGCGCGCCCAGGTGCTGGCGGTGGCCAAGGAAATCGAGTTGTACATCGAACTGCCCGCCCGAGCCTGTTACGGCGAAGCGTTCTTCGGCGCGGCGCTGCCGGAGGCGATCAAAGAGAAGACCAAATCCGAGTTGCTGCTGGGTTTTGCGGCGCTGGGCCGCCACGGCAAGTTCGCCCCGTATGTGGCGGGCGACAGCCTGAGCATCGCTGACTTGTACTTCCTCTACAGCGTGCCGTTGGCGGCTGCGGTGGGGCACAAACTGTTCGGTCTGGATCTGTTGGCTGACATGCCGAAGGCCAAGGCGCTGCTGGAGCGACTTGAACAGAATCCGCATGTGCAGAAGATTGCAGCGGACAAGGAAGCGGCGATGCCGACGTTTTTGGCGATGATCGCGGCGAAGAAGTAA
- a CDS encoding TIGR02647 family protein, with protein sequence MSLTPELVAELEVLALFNLDSSQEGLKIHQTAAPKHIAAAQRLFEKELTDQPDGGYLTSLGRDAAQNVQTVLTILKEQQTA encoded by the coding sequence ATGTCGCTTACCCCTGAGTTGGTTGCCGAACTGGAAGTCCTCGCACTCTTCAACCTGGACAGTTCCCAGGAAGGTCTGAAAATTCATCAGACCGCTGCCCCGAAGCACATCGCTGCTGCCCAACGCCTCTTTGAAAAAGAACTGACAGACCAGCCTGATGGCGGTTACCTGACCAGTCTCGGTCGCGATGCCGCACAAAACGTGCAGACCGTACTGACGATTCTGAAAGAGCAACAAACCGCCTGA
- a CDS encoding class I adenylate cyclase → MTRTHEIRPDLDEGIDRKVLSQLRARFLKLNEGRLNRALEGLSTRQQSVLTLLPLFFHVNHPLLPGYVSGSTPAGLSNYEPDADALAEAQRLTRSFSYKPRHGSNPPRPIHGLFLMGSLGTLAQADQSDMDVWVCHAPDLSDSELAELRKKCQLLEAWAASQGAEAHFFLIDPARFVKGERDTQLSSEDCGTTQHYLLLDEFYRTAIWLAGRTPIWWLVPVYEERAYDQYTHTLISKRFIRNDETLDLGPLAHIPPGEFVGAGLWQLFKGIESPYKSVLKLLLIEVYASEHPQVQCLSLRFKQAVFANRLDLDELDPYMVVYRRIEEYLTARNEPERLELVRRALYLKVNRKLTGNTRTQSWQRSLLERLASEWHWDQRQLALLDSRSQWKVRQVSAERRALVNELNYSYRFLTQFARTEQTVSLINKRDLNVLGRRLYAAFERKADKVEFINPGIAPDLAEDTLTLVQSPNKKEPGQTQWGLYNGSLTALEWEHFAPIKRSRQLLELLTWCHRNGVIDSSTRLALHPGTSDMSEFELFNLLGSLQQSIALPLPTVAEEPLLRASVPSEVLILVNVGVDPLKHHRDLNILMTTERTDSLSYAGVRENLVLTLDQVTLNSWNEVLVNRFDGPHALLDCLRDYLNNLPRGPQQPSLRVRCFCHNRAQFIARRVEEIVDTAQNLLLSDLNHRYLIQVQQHYHVLELVPGQVSHVALATLPALLDYLGEEQPRYSPLHLDPMALEDHDLALILPMGQPECIQVFYRITEQTAELYVLDEFNALWQQHLPYHDEQSLLVPLQRFLQSIQFRREALLPMDSSHAASLEILYYQLLPSGPGRARRVEMRPAPQTPVNKPFYDVQAIIGKAAPGEVQVTLYCNQREFCELEHGDQLFSVVAREIVDQRRETERYRCYITDLDLSGVIGDGQSSSNLYLRYKADLERSLNEALEQV, encoded by the coding sequence ATGACCCGCACCCATGAAATCCGCCCCGACCTGGACGAGGGAATCGACCGCAAGGTACTCAGCCAGCTGCGCGCACGCTTTCTCAAACTCAACGAAGGCCGCCTGAACCGGGCCCTTGAAGGGCTGTCGACGCGCCAGCAAAGCGTGCTGACCCTGTTGCCGCTGTTTTTCCACGTCAATCATCCGCTGCTGCCCGGTTATGTCTCGGGCAGCACACCGGCCGGGTTGTCGAATTACGAACCGGATGCCGATGCTCTCGCCGAAGCCCAGCGCCTGACGCGTTCGTTTTCCTACAAGCCGCGCCACGGCAGCAACCCGCCGCGACCGATTCACGGACTGTTCCTGATGGGCAGCCTCGGTACGCTGGCCCAGGCGGACCAGAGCGACATGGACGTGTGGGTCTGCCACGCCCCCGACCTGAGCGACAGCGAACTCGCCGAACTGCGCAAAAAATGCCAGTTGCTCGAAGCCTGGGCCGCGAGCCAAGGCGCGGAGGCGCATTTCTTCCTGATCGACCCGGCGCGTTTCGTCAAAGGCGAGCGCGATACCCAGCTCAGTTCCGAAGATTGCGGCACCACCCAGCACTATCTGCTGCTGGACGAGTTTTACCGCACCGCGATCTGGCTGGCGGGGCGCACGCCGATCTGGTGGCTGGTACCGGTCTACGAAGAGCGCGCATACGACCAGTACACCCACACCCTGATCTCCAAGCGTTTCATCCGCAACGATGAAACCCTCGACCTCGGCCCACTGGCGCACATTCCGCCGGGCGAGTTCGTGGGCGCCGGGTTGTGGCAGTTGTTCAAGGGCATCGAGTCGCCTTACAAGTCGGTGCTCAAGCTGCTGCTGATCGAGGTCTACGCCAGCGAACATCCGCAGGTGCAGTGCCTGAGCCTGCGCTTCAAACAGGCGGTATTCGCCAACCGGCTCGACCTCGACGAGCTGGATCCGTACATGGTGGTTTACCGCCGGATCGAGGAATACCTCACCGCCCGCAATGAACCCGAACGCCTGGAACTGGTACGCCGTGCGCTGTACCTCAAGGTCAACCGCAAGCTCACCGGCAACACCCGCACCCAGAGCTGGCAACGCTCATTGCTGGAAAGACTGGCCAGCGAATGGCACTGGGACCAGCGGCAACTGGCTTTGCTCGACAGCCGCAGCCAGTGGAAAGTGCGGCAGGTCAGTGCCGAGCGCCGGGCTCTGGTCAACGAGCTGAATTACAGCTATCGCTTCCTGACCCAGTTCGCCCGCACCGAGCAGACTGTCAGCCTGATCAACAAACGTGATCTCAATGTCCTCGGCCGACGCCTGTACGCCGCGTTCGAACGCAAGGCCGACAAGGTCGAGTTCATCAACCCGGGCATCGCCCCGGACCTGGCCGAAGACACCCTGACCCTGGTGCAATCGCCGAACAAAAAGGAACCCGGACAAACCCAGTGGGGCCTGTACAACGGCAGCCTGACGGCGCTGGAGTGGGAACATTTCGCGCCGATCAAGCGCAGCCGCCAGTTGCTGGAACTGCTGACCTGGTGCCACCGCAACGGCGTGATCGACAGCAGCACCCGACTGGCCCTGCACCCCGGCACCAGCGACATGAGCGAGTTCGAGCTGTTCAATTTGCTCGGTAGCCTGCAACAGAGCATCGCCCTGCCCTTGCCAACCGTTGCCGAAGAACCGTTGCTGCGCGCCAGTGTGCCGAGCGAAGTGCTGATTCTGGTGAATGTCGGCGTCGATCCGCTCAAGCATCACCGCGACCTGAACATCCTGATGACCACCGAACGCACGGACTCCCTGAGCTATGCCGGCGTGCGCGAGAACCTGGTGCTGACCCTCGATCAGGTCACGCTCAACAGCTGGAACGAAGTGCTGGTCAACCGCTTCGACGGCCCGCATGCGCTACTCGACTGCCTGCGCGATTACCTCAACAACCTGCCGCGCGGGCCGCAACAGCCATCGCTGCGGGTGCGTTGCTTCTGCCACAACCGCGCGCAATTCATCGCCCGCCGGGTGGAAGAGATCGTCGATACCGCACAGAACCTGCTGCTCAGTGACTTGAATCACCGCTACCTGATTCAGGTGCAGCAGCACTATCACGTGCTGGAACTGGTACCGGGCCAGGTCAGCCATGTCGCCCTCGCCACCCTGCCGGCACTGCTCGATTACCTCGGCGAGGAGCAACCGCGCTACAGCCCGCTGCACCTGGATCCGATGGCGCTGGAAGACCACGACCTCGCGCTGATCCTGCCGATGGGCCAGCCCGAATGCATTCAGGTGTTTTACCGGATCACCGAGCAAACGGCCGAGCTGTACGTGCTCGACGAATTCAACGCACTGTGGCAACAACATTTGCCCTATCACGACGAGCAAAGTCTGTTGGTGCCGTTGCAGCGTTTCCTGCAATCGATCCAGTTCCGGCGTGAAGCACTGTTGCCGATGGATTCGAGCCATGCTGCGAGCCTGGAAATCTTGTATTACCAGTTATTGCCATCAGGACCGGGACGCGCACGACGGGTCGAAATGCGCCCGGCGCCGCAGACGCCAGTCAACAAACCGTTCTACGACGTGCAGGCGATCATCGGCAAAGCCGCACCGGGCGAGGTGCAGGTCACGTTGTATTGCAATCAGCGGGAGTTCTGCGAGCTGGAACATGGCGACCAGCTGTTCAGCGTGGTCGCCCGGGAAATCGTCGATCAGCGCCGGGAAACCGAGCGCTACCGCTGCTACATCACCGACCTGGACCTGTCGGGCGTGATCGGTGACGGGCAGAGTTCGAGCAATCTGTATCTGCGTTACAAGGCCGACCTGGAACGCTCTCTGAACGAGGCGCTCGAGCAGGTCTGA